In Fundulus heteroclitus isolate FHET01 chromosome 17, MU-UCD_Fhet_4.1, whole genome shotgun sequence, the following are encoded in one genomic region:
- the LOC105916191 gene encoding shaker-related potassium channel tsha2 has protein sequence MTVVPGENLDETVALAALSAQDVYDPERAENQECCERVVVNISGLRFETQLKTLAQFPATLLGDPRKRMRFFDPLRNEYFFDRNRPSFDAILYYYQSGGRLRRPVNVPVDIFMEEIKFYELGEEVIENFKEDEGFIKEEERPLPESEFQRQVWLLFEYPESSGPARGIAIVSVLVILISIVIFCLETLPEFREEARVFEELTVGNGTARADPPNPFTDPFFIVETLCIIWFSFELLVRFLACPSKPAFFKNIMNTIDIVAIMPYFITLGLELAEHQGNGQQAMSLAILRVIRLVRVFRIFKLSRHSKGLQILGKTLQASMRELGLLIFFLFIGVILFSSAVYFAETDDPHSGFSSIPDAFWWAVVSMTTVGYGDMCPVTIGGKIVGSLCAIAGVLTIALPVPVIVSNFNYFYHRETEHEEQFQYTHVTCGQQQQPAFGEFKRSDSRPSLSKSDYAHSEDADSVKHTNCSPRKACGGKLTDV, from the coding sequence ATGACAGTGGTTCCCGGGGAGAACCTGGATGAGACTGTGGCACTGGCCGCGCTGTCAGCGCAGGATGTGTACGACCCGGAGAGAGCCGAGAACCAGGAGTGCTGCGAGCGGGTGGTCGTCAACATTTCCGGGCTGCGCTTCGAGACGCAGCTGAAGACCCTGGCCCAGTTCCCCGCCACCCTGCTGGGGGACCCGCGCAAGAGGATGCGCTTCTTCGACCCGCTCAGGAACGAGTACTTCTTTGACCGGAACCGACCCAGCTTCGATGCCATCCTGTACTACTACCAGTCCGGGGGCCGGCTGCGGAGACCCGTCAACGTGCCGGTGGACATCTTCATGGAGGAGATCAAATTCTACGAGCTCGGCGAGGAGGTGATCGAGAACTTTAAGGAGGACGAGGGCTTCATAAAGGAGGAGGAGCGGCCGCTGCCCGAGAGCGAGTTCCAGCGGCAGGTCTGGCTCCTGTTCGAGTACCCGGAAAGTTCCGGACCCGCCAGGGGCATCGCCATCGTCTCCGTGCTGGTCATCCTCATCTCCATCGTCATCTTCTGCCTGGAGACCTTACCCGAGTTCAGAGAGGAGGCGCGCGTCTTCGAGGAGCTGACCGTCGGGAACGGAACCGCGCGCGCCGACCCGCCGAACCCGTTCACGGACCCGTTCTTCATCGTGGAGACGCTCTGCATCATCTGGTTCTCCTTTGAGCTGCTGGTGCGGTTCCTCGCCTGCCCGAGCAAGCCCGCCTTCTTCAAGAACATCATGAACACCATCGACATCGTGGCCATCATGCCCTACTTCATCACGCTGGGGCTGGAGCTGGCGGAGCACCAGGGCAACGGCCAGCAGGCCATGTCCCTGGCCATCCTCAGGGTCATCCGTCTGGTCCGGGTCTTCCGGATCTTCAAGCTCTCCAGGCACTCCAAGGGGCTGCAGATCCTGGGGAAGACGCTGCAGGCCAGCATGCGGGAGCTGGGCCTGctcatcttcttcctcttcatcgGGGTCATCCTCTTCTCCAGCGCCGTGTACTTCGCGGAGACGGACGACCCGCATTCGGGCTTCAGCAGCATCCCGGACGCCTTCTGGTGGGCGGTGGTGTCCATGACCACGGTGGGCTACGGGGACATGTGTCCGGTGACCATAGGGGGCAAGATCGTGGGCTCCCTGTGCGCCATCGCCGGCGTGCTGACCATCGCGCTGCCGGTGCCGGTCATCGTGTCCAACTTCAACTACTTCTACCACCGCGAGACCGAGCACGAGGAGCAGTTCCAGTACACGCACGTGACCTgcggccagcagcagcagccggcgTTCGGCGAGTTCAAGCGGAGCGACAGCCGGCCGTCCCTGTCCAAGTCGGACTACGCGCACAGCGAGGACGCGGACTCCGTCAAGCACACGAACTGCAGCCCGCGCAAAGCCTGCGGCGGGAAGCTGACGGACGTCTGA